A window of Rosa rugosa chromosome 7, drRosRugo1.1, whole genome shotgun sequence genomic DNA:
ttatacaaagaaaaaaaattcctaCACAATTTAAGTTTACACACATGACAATTAAGGATTGGACAGTCAGACAAAATTGTGGATTGGTAAAATGGAGAACCGATCACTGAGTTCGAAGTACCATGTAGTATTGTCAAATGATGATCCGACCAATAGAAACAATACAACTAGAGAGATGTAATACATGATaccaaaagggaaaaaaaatgaatagaCCATCTAAAAATTAGTATTTACTACGTTTAGGCATGATTTAGATGATCTCGATAAAATTCAGACTTTCTTATACAATTTGGCCTGATTTTTGCTCAAGTTAAGACATGATTTAATGATGGATTGTTTGCTATACGTTCAGAGAATCAGAGCTCGGAAGAGAACCTTTGAACCCTTAAAAGCAGATTACAAATCCTATCATGTACTGATCATGTGCATTGGATTGAGCACTTTGTTGTCATCTAAAATAAATCTTGATATATATACGGTTTAGTGTGCCAGCGAAACCTTAATGATATACGACTCCCCTCTGGAAGCAAATTCCAAAGCCAATTTCTATTTGACCAGCAGACGGTAATTTTGCGGGTTTCGTATACAATTGATGTACAATGATTTGGCAACCGATCATTTGTAATCTTTGTAGCAGAAGCTTATATGACACTGTTAGACAGGCAGTCATCCTGCTAGAGGTTCTGTCTGTTCTGATCATTGCCATCATTTTCAACGTTGTCTCCACCAATTCAAGCAACTGAAAAACACACTGAACTGACTGAAGCATTTATTTCCTGACCTACATAACATGTAGAATGGAGACCAAGTTCTATTCACCGGAGTTTGGATAAATTTACTTTTCTTCCACTCCTCGTTCCAAGCAACATCGAGCAAAATTATTAGTTTTGAATGATGTTTGACATTCAGGGATCATAACGGAGATATATGGAACCCTTAAGTTTGCTAATTCTATTTTCATTTGTTGTAGGAATCCCATCATTATTTGATGAAGAAAATCTCTATTGGTACTAAGTTCTGATCTGTTATGGAAACCCTATTACTATGCGAAAAAGGATCCTGTACTCTTAACAATCTAATCTCAATAAATAGATTCATTCCAATGCTAAATCAATCTTGAAGAAAGCTCAAGGTTAAGTTACAAAGCCTAGCTTGCTTCTCCCATCCCCTTGAATTGCTGCCAAAGTAACACGGTCAGGCGAGCTATCATCGGCTGTATCTCAAAGACATCAGGTCAACCCACTTGGACACCTGCAAAAGGTGGCAACGAACAAAGTGGAAGTGGGGTCTCGTCAAGAGACATTGCATCCCATAAAACTCTAAAACTCAGAAAGGAAGGGCAGGACGCCCAGGAAGAActgcagaggaagaagagggaCCTCCAGGAGGAGCTGAAAGAGAGTGGGGGGCAAATTTTGGATGAAGATGGAGATGTCACCACCtatgacgacgacgacgatcGCACAGAAGCACGAGAACTTTTGGCTGCTGCAGATGTTCTTGGAGGAAACCCATCAAGGCATAAAAGTGTGAGGAGATGGAATGATGATGTGGTGTTCAGAAATCAGAGCCGTGGGGAGACCAAGACTCCTAAGCGCTTCATCAATGACACAGCCAGGAATGATTTTCACATCAAATTTCTGAATAAATACATGATCCCGTTCAGGCATTGATATGCAAGTCAAGGAAGTAAGAAAAATTATTGCTTCAAGTTGGTGAGATTGACATTATTCTagtaattcaataaacttaatTGTAACCTGTTTATGAATTTAGCAGGAACAGATTGTTTTCTGAATTCGAAAACCTACTCTTCTGGCAAGACCATTAACAACCTTTATCCCAACATCAAATAAACAATAACCAATAAATTAAATCCATATATTATTCACCAAGTCgagaaatcaagaaaaatcagcaAGACTATCAGTTTTCTATGAATAGGGTCCTGACATACATCACCATGCCAAGCACCCAGATAACAGAAAGTATTGTGTTACagaaaatataaataaacaaatttgaataaataaccATAACCTGCAGCAGCATGACAACCCCTGCAACCAATTTTAACCCACACCAATTCTTGAGGATTAACAAATTAAAGGAATAAGTAACCTTTATTTCTTTTTCGCTCATGAACTCACCAAGACTTCATGATACAGCTTTTCTTCCTGTATTCTCTGCTGGCTATAATCAACTTCCAACTTCAACAGTGCTCACTTTTCTTTCTGTAGTGATTAAAGTTGTATCCACCTTTGGCGGACCAGAATGCCGCCTTGGTCTGGCCGGCGAGGCAGGGAAGGAGAGCCGTTTCTTAACAGACTCGGTATCCTTCTCAGTTATCCCATTCTTTTCTGCCGGACTCTGCAACCTGGACTTAGCTCTCGCAGATTTAGTTGGTACCATGTAACTTGGAAGTGATGGAGAACTGTCCATGCTCTCGTCATCCCTTACTGATGAGCCAGCAATGCTGTGCCTCCTAAACTGAACTGACTGCATGCTGGCCACACTCTTTGTGTCATCATCTGGGGTACGAACGCTACCCCTTGGGCTTGGTGATGGCTTCAATTTTCGAGCTACTTTTGTAGACGCTGGCCTTGAAGGAGTTGAAGGTGAGCGGAATCCAGGGTGACTTGGCTTTTCACTGGCTGTAGGGGATTGCTTATCGGAATTGAGAAGGTATCGAGCATATGACTTATTGATTTCTCCGGGGGAAATGCTGCGAGTAATTACACTCTTAACAGATGAGCGATCGTCGTGGATGTCTTTATCTGTCATGCCACGACTCTCCCATGGCCGGGCAGCCATCCACCGTTCCAACCAACTCCAACCCCAGGTTGGATTGCTTGGATCCATGAACATTGGGTTTACAGATTTTGCAGAATTCTTCCCGTTTTTCTGTGTAGTGAACCAAGGTTAAACCCAGAATAGGGTGCATTTAAGATTTAGGGAAGTTAACAATACACATGAACCCTTCATGTCACTTAACCATGCATGCATCGTCTCAAAGTTAGGCCCCTATAGGTCTCAAAATTTTACtacatttattaaattacaaggatTTTGTACACTTACAATTACAAACCAACCAAGATGACAAGGAATTTATGAAAAAGGAACCAAATTTATTCTTTCCCAATTCATTTGCCTAACTGTACCCTACAGACCTTAACATAATTCACTTAGCTGCACTTTTGAACCCTTTCATCTCATCTAATAATGCATACACTATATGGTTGGTACTTGCTAATAAGTAATAACCAAGCCTATGCCTTTTTACTCTAATTCTGGAAACTTCTGTGATAAAGTGGCAACCTAAAGGAAGGCCAAATGAACAAGGCTGGAGGAAATGATCCTGAATATTGCAGAATTGAAAGAGAGAGGGTTTGTGTAAAAATATTTGGTTCTTTTAAAGAATAACCAAACTCATAGCTAACCGAAAAGCATAGTAAATTAGTAATTAATATATTAATGTCCCATATGACTTTTACCACTACACCATAACTCGACACAGAAGATACTGCATAAGACCATAAAGCTATCCACCTCCTTTCAGTTTATTTATGTCATGTGATATTATAGGATTAGGATTACCTGATGAGAGAAGGCATAAGCGAGGGCTCTTTCCCTTCTGATTGCTGCTTCATGCTTGCTTAATAGGTTTGCTTCAACTTGCTCCTTTGACTGTAAGCTATCATCCCATTCATCCCCAAGCTGTAACAATGTTCAAAACAAGTTAATAGCGTCAATGAAAAACTATCTGGATACAAATACAAATATAGGCCTTTTTTACCTAGGGCCGAGTCAACAATGCAAGAACCAGACTTGCATTTACCACCAGCTGGAGGAAAATTTTGAATCCAAATTTTCTAGTTTGATTTGTAAAAGAAATTATGGAAATTGGGATCGAATCAATTAAAGGGGCTGGAATTTGTCCTCAAACCATACTTTCTAGTTTAGAAATTAGGATTGAATCAAACTAAGGAAGCTCCAACGGTTTCAATTACTATGGAAATCAGTTAAAATTTGTAACCTATTCCAATTAGTGGACTAATagataaaaattataaaaagcTAAGAGTAATAAAACACACCTGCAAAGTCTCTTTTGCATGTTTAAGTAGGAGTTGCCTTTGGAGAGCCTGGTTCTCCTCTAACATTCTGATCCTCCTGGAACGTATTTGAGCTTGCACACGAGATAGAGTCTGCATGCATTTTAGGGTATTTGTGGCTTGCCGTTTCACAACAGATCCCTCTATCAATGTTTTCAGCCTCACCAGCCCTCTTAAAGCCCTCAGTGCCCTTCTTGCCTGAAAAGTTCGGAAAACTACTCATGAAATATCTAAAATCTTCCTGCACGGTGTATTTCTAGCAACCAAAATATTCTTATAAACACTGGCCTAAAAGATTTCAAAgaccaaaatatatattttttgtatgGTAAATACCAGGTATCCTCGAAATGCTGTTTGAATCTTGATTGCTGCCACTTCCTCCCTTGATTTTCCAGCATATCGATTAACTGTGGGCAATCTGACTACCTCAGGGGCAGCTTGAACCGGAGGAGGTGCAGGAACCTCTGGCTCAACTGTTGCAGTAGCGGTGATTGCAACAGGGTAAGCATAATTTTGCTGCTCATTCACCACATTGGTTAATTTCACCTCTTCTTGTGGAGGAAGAGGTGGCAATGTGGGCGGTGGTGCTAAAGAGGTAGACTCATATTGTGGCTGTTTTTGCTTCCCAAACCATTTGTTTTTAGACTTATCTGATCTCTGGAAAAACAGTTGCTAGAATTATTAGGaacttataaaataaaaaacaaaaagacaCTGTGCTAGCCAAATTGGATTATCTACAAACCTgttctttcttctctttggAATCAGGGCTGAGAGCTTTCTTTACTGAAGAAAACCAATTTCCTTTCCTCCCCATCTCCTTATCATTCCCCTGATGCACTCCTTTGGAAAACAAAAACCAATCTAAATTATAGAAATCACTTGCATAGATTTAGGATTACCATTTATAACTATCTAAAATTCATggaaaaaaaagtaaagaacaACCCAAATCCCTCAAAATAAACACTTTTAACGATCAAATTAACCCCATTTATACAAAATCTGGAGGaacaagaaaaagagagaatttTTCCTAAAATTCATACTTTCTATAGTTTGAACAATCATAACACTCACTGAAAAGACAATAGTAAATAAATTTCTAACCACatcaaaacagaaacaaaaaagcTAAACATTGACTGACCATGTATCAGAGAAGTTTTCTAccaaatttgaaaataaaactCCAACAAACAAAATCTTCAGTCTCCACTACATTTTCGTACACTCTCTCAGCAAATCAATCAAGAAGGAAAATACTCCAAAGTTATTAAGTCCAGCAAGGAACTGGGTAGCTTCCAAATCAAAACATGGCAGAAGAGCCAGATGTCAAAAGTCTCTTACTTTAGGCCAAATTTAGCAACCCAATTCAAAACTGTAGAAGAATTACAGTGAAAACCCAACATTTTACGGCAGCCATTGAGTGAAAACAATTGGGGGGTCTCAAAGAACTAACCTTTGAACAGAGTGTGGCAGATCTCAAATGTCCctcttctgttttttcttcCTCAGGAAACCAACAAAAGGGTTTCTTCAATTTAAGACTTGAAGAAGACTAGAAGCAACCTCTAATAATAGgcccaactctctctctttccctttgTAAagggaagaaaagaaggaaaaaaaatcagatcTTGACACACAAGAACATTTCAAGGCAAGCAATTTGGTAGCAATATGATATATGAGGGGAAATGAAAACCCAGCTGGGTTTTGCTAGTGTGACCCCCACCTTCTCGGGTTTCGCAAATAACTGGGTCCCACAGATTTAACAGAAGACTTTTCATCTTAGGTGGATGGATCAGATGCCTGTCCCCGACACTTTCCTCCTACTCCTGAGCTCAAAGTTACGACCTTTAACTGTAGCAGGTATAGGTGTGTTACTGTTACTGGTCTTGCGGTTACTGTTTGTCCTCTCACCGACCGTTACCACGTAAGTAACACCCCGCCATTTTAGCATCTTTGTGTGAGCTTACTACAAgtaatttttgttgtttttcgtGGTCTGCTATCCACAGTTACTGTgttgattttcctttttttaactctagaagttttttattttgaggAGAAATATAAAATTCTGTAACTCAAAGTTTAAAAACGTGTTTAGTGCGACTTCATGAACTAACTGTACATCATCAAATTAAACTTATTCTATAGTAttaaagtgttttttttttcttcactgATACATATTACGAATGAatatgattttttatttattgccAAAAAACTACCAAAAAGTTGGATTTGTGCATGATTTTGTTCTCTAATTTGTTTCTGATGATTTTCCTGTTTGGTAGTATTCCCCTCATTCTCTGCTTCATTTTCTCCTTTGATtatttttgtccatttatcaTAAACCTAGGGCgggcatgcatgcatgcatctaatgggaaaaaataaattgaatgtGATTCCAATATTCATGTATTAACAAGTTTTAAGGGCACAGAAGATCATGAAGTTATGATTCAATATTATCAGTGTATGTAGTAAACTAATCAAATACCAACAATGATCATACAATGAATTTGTATTAATTAGAAAAATATAGCAGTAAAAACacaggaaaaataaataaatataataccAATAGATGGGTAGGGATACTCATTCAACTCGGTTTCTGAGGAACAGTCTGAAATTGAGACTGCTACCACAAATGAGTTGGTTTTGGTGTTTAAAACTCTCAACAAGTCTATTATTGAAACAGACTCCGGATTGGACCCCAGATTTGCTGTGAAATAACTAATTTATTTGATTTTATACAGAGAAAGAGACCTGTTTGGTTAGCCACCCTGCCAACAATAGACATGATCGTCACCAATCCGTGAAGCTGCATAACGCGTTAATACACACAGTCAAATGCGTTGCATGTCAAATCACAATGCCCAAAATGCCAAATGGGAGCTCACCATCAAACTTGTGAATGTCTACATATCAtgtccccctttttttttctgttttttttttttgccgttAAAGAATGATGAGAATGGAAACCTTGTTCATAGAATAagatttttgtaaatttttgttaaTTCTAAACCTTGTGTAAATAATTTATGTACAGATCAAATTGCATTAGTTTAAAGTTTATACCATAATTATTTTCAGTTCTAAAGtgataatttttcttttgactAATATTAATCTAGCCTAATTATATCAACTTTAACAACCCTTTTTCACCACTTTGACTAACCTTGAAGGCAAAGCGATGCCTGTTTTATTCTTACATTAGGCTTCTGTATAAATTACAGGTTCAATCAGCTTGGTGGCTTCATAATGTGGTTGATTGATATATGATTGTTCCAAGTACTATTATTGTCATTAATTTTGAATATAAGCTAGCTAGCAAGCATCACACTTCCATAATACAAAAGACCAAAGAACTAGTAATAAAATCATGCAAAAAGCAGTAGGTTAGGGCCTGAGGGGGTGTTCATTATTCAGCCCAATCCAACTGTGGTCCAGCATATCAACCAAAGGCTGTTCAATTGTCTGTAATTGTGTTGGGCCTTACAATATTCTCTATTTCATAGAATTTTCTTTGAAAAGAGATTTGATTTATTTTTCTCAAGAGCGGCTCCTCGTTATAGAGGGAACGAAAATTGTGGTTCTAGtttgacctccaaatttgatattttatCCTCCaactttttcaattattaatagactttgtcaaatcatatgaaaaaataaataaggacaaagagagaaaattggataagaaaaaaaaaacaaatactcttcttacctccccaaatataacattcaattaatttttttttttccagaatttccttatattgcctatgTAGTTTTATAATCTACCAAAAGCAATTAAGTAAAAGTAATAattatcatttaatacaaaagtaaattcaaaacaatctgatatGAAATTTCTTTAAACTAAATTCATtcaatattatgatatagttattacttgatcttccaacccaaaatcCTTGAAAtcattcttttagcaaattcaaagggattccagcaacatatcaaaatcgagaaccaaccctctgattaattttggtagAGGAGAGACAtgctcataagagagcaatatcataTGATTTTGAGCGTGATTGAAGATACatataaaaagtagagtaataCATTGTTgcatctcatgttcaagggtgttttggtaaagaTAAGGAGGtttacttagcttttcaagtattctaaaaagtaaattagaggtgtactaagtatgagaGGTCTAAATAGCAAATTTAGAGATCAAACTAGAACCACCCGAACGAACAttctaaaataaatatttgaatGCAACTCGCGAAgatgatcaaaattgaaggCCAAAAGAGGCTCCCTTGATGCGGGAGGATTCAATGTACAATTCTTACTCTGCTAATGACTAATGCTGGTACATTAAGAGAAAGACAATCACAAAAATACAAGAAACGTAATCAGTGTGTTTAAGAACACACGCAATTGTTAGAACAAATCACACACTAGTGTCAAAGTATTGTAAGAAAACTAATATAACATGCAAAAATCAAAGTTTTAATGGGAGAGGAGATAAACATGTAGGGATCAGAAATATCCACTTACACTTGCAATAAATGCATTTCAATTCTTATCGCTGACAAAAGATGTCTAATTATAAAAGAAAAGAGACAATAGATGAATGATCCTCTTTCTTTGCATGTTTCTATAAAGTGTAACAAAAGTAACTTGTACAACATGAATTTAGTGATTTCATCTACATTCAGATAACCAGAAGGTACTCATGATATCATATCTATatcaaaaatttagaaaatgagaagaaaataagagaattaataaaattataaaaactaCTTGAAAAAATAGAATCAaaagattgaattttttttttttttttggtaattgaaTTTCCCTTTTCATTGATTGTTTGGTGTGACTTAATGAAGAGACCAAAGCATGATCTTTGAGCAGTCTTCTGGTGGGATTCCCTTTAGTTTTGTCTCATCTTCAAGAACCACTTGCTTTACAAATTTCATTGAATTctgttgagaaaaaaaaaacagctaagaaacatatatataatctaAAAATAAAGAAGACATATATGCACATGCTCTCAatcattttttttctccttctaatgtttaagtaaaagaGAGACATAATCTATTAAAGTAGGTCAATGATATACACTTGCATAAATGTCGAAAAAAATTTGTTTAGATATCACACTCATTCTTATAATCAATCTTTTTAGACATTGATTAGCAGAAGGCTGTGAGCTTTCATAGCAATTCATCCATACACCTAATGTGTCTGCAATGATTTTAAAATGGTTGGAGGTTTGCCAAACCTCAACTAAACCGGCTTACTTATTCATAGAGCATAAATATTTTAACAGCTTGGTGTGACAGGACCCAACTGCACCAGTGAAATAATTACCTAGGGTATATATATGAACCAGTTTCTTATAGaatttagaaaaaagaaaaaaaaacatcatgGCTCCCAAATTAGATATAAAGAAGTTTTATTTTTACAATAAAAGAGATTTCTGTCAAATAATTTTCAAGTTAGTTTAACAAAGTATGACTCGAGATTGAACATGCATGTACGATTATAAGTTTGACCGTTATGCAATTTATCAAAACTATTGATTATCGTATGATTTTCATAACTAAGTATGAAGATAAAACATTATTAATTTTTGGCAACGGATTATTTAGTTTCTTAAACAGCCATTTATATTGAACGCTTATTATAACTTTGATGTTATTGTTACCTGAGAGGTGCTTTGAAGTGATGAAGTGCGACCCCATCTTTCAGGGTCCCAAAGAATTGAGCTATTGAATGCAAAGCTTGAAATATGAATGCGAAGTCTATTAGTATCATCTGTTTGATCAGTATTGTTCATTTTCCTTAGGATATGCCATCCTATCACTTGTGAAGAATCACATACAGGCCCTTCAATGATCACTTTTTTCTTGTTTGCTGCTAGTAGCGCCATTGGCCATGTCCCAAACACTCTGCATACACAAATGAAGTCTTTCTTAGTAACACAAATGGAAAGCATCTCATCGACCaaaaaacacaaaggaaaagCAGTTTAATCAAACCAATTGCATTAATATCGTTTCTCATAATTACATTACAAGATCATACAATTTAGTCATTCATATATGATGCTAAGACAATTAAGCAAAATTAGTCATATTAAGAGCGACGGAATTACTCGAAACATGAAATCGCTTCAATAAGCTCCTTATTTTGTCGATTAAGTGTCCATCTGATATTAAGCTCTTCTAATGTAATGTACATTTGATGGGATTCAAAGATCTATAAATTTCAAATTATATGAATTTCAACGAATATGACTATACAACAGGCATGGTACTACCTCGGCATTGCAATAAATATAGTTTTCTTGAAATACCTAATCATTTAGTTAATCTCGTCATCACTTAAGTAATAAACTAGTGATTAAGTTATTTGACTTTGGACATTAGCAGGAGTCAAGTGATTGGATAAATTGCTCTTCCTCAATGATGtatattttaaaatttatgAGAATAAAATTTATATGAGAAATTTTAAGAATCATCTACATACACGTGAACGACTATCAACCGTTGATACATGTGAGTTTTAAAAAATATCATACGAATCAACTATCATAACTACACATTAAAGAATGcataataaaacattaattgtTACGTCATAAGTAATAAGGACTCACTTTTTCCAGATATCATATATACATACTCATTTTTCTTAAAAGTTGCTCAAAACTTTGAAACTACCATCCCCCCATAGGTTCTTACGTCCAGATTAAAATGTTTGAAATTCTTTTCCAAAATGCCAAAAAATTAAGTAATGTTTGAGATATAGTTGAACAGAAAAGGGAAGAGAGTTGGATTACATACTCAATTTCTCTGAGCTGATCAAAGAAGCCAAGATCATAAACATTGGAAAGCCCAGCAAAGTGAACAATCCCACTAAGCTTGTGCTGCT
This region includes:
- the LOC133722856 gene encoding uncharacterized protein LOC133722856, with product MIYDSPLEANSKANFYLTSRRRAIIGCISKTSGQPTWTPAKGGNEQSGSGVSSRDIASHKTLKLRKEGQDAQEELQRKKRDLQEELKESGGQILDEDGDVTTYDDDDDRTEARELLAAADVLGGNPSRHKSVRRWNDDVVFRNQSRGETKTPKRFINDTARNDFHIKFLNKYMIPFRH
- the LOC133720704 gene encoding protein IQ-DOMAIN 2-like is translated as MGRKGNWFSSVKKALSPDSKEKKEQRSDKSKNKWFGKQKQPQYESTSLAPPPTLPPLPPQEEVKLTNVVNEQQNYAYPVAITATATVEPEVPAPPPVQAAPEVVRLPTVNRYAGKSREEVAAIKIQTAFRGYLARRALRALRGLVRLKTLIEGSVVKRQATNTLKCMQTLSRVQAQIRSRRIRMLEENQALQRQLLLKHAKETLQLGDEWDDSLQSKEQVEANLLSKHEAAIRRERALAYAFSHQKNGKNSAKSVNPMFMDPSNPTWGWSWLERWMAARPWESRGMTDKDIHDDRSSVKSVITRSISPGEINKSYARYLLNSDKQSPTASEKPSHPGFRSPSTPSRPASTKVARKLKPSPSPRGSVRTPDDDTKSVASMQSVQFRRHSIAGSSVRDDESMDSSPSLPSYMVPTKSARAKSRLQSPAEKNGITEKDTESVKKRLSFPASPARPRRHSGPPKVDTTLITTERKVSTVEVGS